A genome region from Candidatus Binatia bacterium includes the following:
- a CDS encoding TIGR02450 family Trp-rich protein has protein sequence MSVHPKKLQGSKWTACEPQNKEKHFVVVRTLPREGPAVTAVLEAVVTGAEYEVPWRDLRDPAVWKAGWQ, from the coding sequence ATGTCGGTTCACCCCAAAAAACTACAGGGCAGTAAATGGACGGCGTGCGAGCCACAAAACAAGGAGAAGCATTTTGTGGTGGTCCGGACCTTGCCGCGCGAGGGGCCTGCGGTCACGGCCGTCCTCGAAGCGGTCGTCACGGGTGCGGAGTATGAGGTCCCATGGCGCGATTTGCGAGATCCGGCAGTGTGGAAGGCCGGTTGGCAATAG
- a CDS encoding MBL fold metallo-hydrolase: MLRPPFPHASGSTAMWLLLLMVTSCATSCATWRSMGAAPSGERLARMQESPQFDPKEKVFVNELRHSPSDVGSVALAALTNQAPTRPDSELPRDETLSQRLRRPAGNDLAVSLIGHSTVLIELDGRRVLTDPIFSERASPFSWVGPERFVAPGVSLEELPDLDAVLISHDHYDHLDMASIRALNRPGLRFFVPLGVGAHLELWGIPPDQIEEMDWWEERDYRGLKIACVPSRHFSGRGLFNRNETLWSGWVVQGGQESVYFSGDTSMGPHFLEIGERYGPFDIAMLEIAAYNQRWTDSHLGPEQAAQAFRMSRGRLMVPIHWGTFSLALHGWTEPVERIQRAADADDIHLVIPKTGETVRADSPRTVGAWWPALAWQGAAEAPIISSNLPIMIQPPPLQPRVRARTEAP; the protein is encoded by the coding sequence ATGTTACGCCCTCCCTTTCCCCACGCATCTGGCTCGACAGCCATGTGGCTTCTTTTGCTGATGGTGACGTCGTGCGCGACGTCGTGCGCCACTTGGCGATCCATGGGAGCAGCGCCCTCGGGCGAGCGCCTGGCTCGCATGCAGGAATCTCCGCAATTCGATCCGAAGGAGAAAGTTTTCGTCAATGAGCTGCGACACTCCCCAAGCGATGTCGGTTCGGTAGCGTTGGCGGCTCTTACCAATCAGGCACCAACGCGCCCCGACTCCGAACTGCCGCGCGACGAGACTTTGTCGCAACGCTTGCGCCGTCCCGCCGGGAACGATCTTGCGGTGAGCTTGATCGGCCATTCGACCGTGCTGATCGAGCTCGACGGTCGCCGCGTGCTTACGGACCCGATTTTTTCCGAACGCGCTTCGCCCTTCAGTTGGGTGGGGCCGGAGCGGTTCGTCGCGCCGGGCGTTTCGCTCGAAGAGTTGCCCGACCTCGACGCGGTACTGATTTCCCACGATCATTACGACCACCTGGACATGGCATCGATTCGCGCGCTCAACCGGCCCGGGCTGCGATTCTTCGTGCCGCTTGGGGTAGGAGCGCATCTCGAACTTTGGGGTATCCCGCCAGACCAGATCGAGGAGATGGACTGGTGGGAGGAGCGGGATTACCGGGGGCTCAAAATTGCCTGTGTTCCTTCGCGACATTTCTCCGGCAGGGGACTGTTCAACCGAAATGAGACTCTATGGTCGGGCTGGGTCGTGCAAGGTGGTCAGGAGAGCGTCTATTTCAGCGGGGATACTTCGATGGGGCCGCATTTTCTGGAGATCGGGGAGCGCTATGGCCCCTTCGATATCGCGATGCTGGAGATCGCGGCCTACAACCAGAGATGGACGGACTCCCATCTGGGCCCCGAGCAGGCAGCGCAGGCTTTTCGTATGTCCCGCGGTCGTCTGATGGTGCCGATTCACTGGGGCACCTTTTCGCTTGCACTGCATGGTTGGACCGAACCGGTGGAACGCATACAGCGAGCGGCAGATGCTGACGATATTCATCTGGTCATCCCGAAGACCGGAGAAACCGTCCGTGCGGATTCGCCACGAACCGTGGGCGCCTGGTGGCCCGCGCTGGCCTGGCAAGGAGCGGCCGAGGCGCCGATCATTTCCTCGAATCTGCCGATCATGATCCAGCCCCCACCCTTGCAGCCCCGCGTGCGTGCACGAACCGAGGCACCTTGA
- a CDS encoding alpha/beta hydrolase, whose product MAKMNLGAVSLEYDTFGDKNDETILLIMGLGGQMILWENDFCNGLASRGFHVIRFDNRDVGLSTWFDEAGVPDVAKVFLDGMAGLPVDSAYTLDDMADDCVGLLRGLGIERAHIAGGSMGGMIAQAMAINHPDVTRSLTSIMSTTGRPGLPGPTPDAAAVLATPPPETRDEFITEAIRRDRVIGSPDFPPTDEFLAARAARGYDRAFHPTGTARQLAAVAAHGDRTERLQKLTVPTVVIHGDKDPLIPIASGQATHEAISGSEFLTLEGMGHDMPRPLWPQIIDGICRAAARAKA is encoded by the coding sequence ATGGCAAAAATGAACCTTGGTGCGGTCAGTCTCGAATACGATACCTTCGGCGACAAAAACGACGAAACCATCCTTTTGATCATGGGGCTCGGCGGCCAGATGATCCTCTGGGAAAACGATTTTTGTAACGGATTGGCGTCGCGAGGCTTCCATGTCATCCGCTTCGACAACCGCGATGTCGGGCTGTCCACCTGGTTCGATGAGGCCGGTGTCCCCGATGTCGCCAAGGTCTTTCTCGACGGCATGGCCGGGCTTCCGGTCGATTCGGCCTACACACTGGACGATATGGCCGACGACTGCGTGGGTCTCCTCCGCGGATTGGGCATCGAAAGGGCCCATATCGCCGGCGGGTCGATGGGTGGCATGATTGCCCAAGCCATGGCCATCAACCACCCTGATGTCACGCGCAGCCTGACCTCGATCATGTCGACCACGGGGCGCCCCGGCCTGCCCGGGCCGACGCCCGACGCGGCGGCCGTTCTGGCCACACCTCCGCCCGAGACTCGGGACGAGTTTATCACGGAAGCGATTCGTCGCGATCGTGTGATCGGCTCGCCTGACTTTCCACCGACCGACGAGTTTCTCGCAGCACGCGCCGCGCGCGGCTACGACCGTGCTTTCCATCCGACCGGCACAGCCCGACAGCTTGCCGCGGTCGCCGCCCATGGCGACCGCACCGAACGCCTGCAAAAACTGACAGTACCGACAGTCGTCATCCATGGCGACAAGGACCCCTTGATCCCGATCGCCTCGGGCCAGGCCACCCATGAAGCCATCTCGGGCTCTGAATTCCTGACGCTCGAGGGCATGGGGCACGATATGCCGCGGCCACTCTGGCCACAGATTATCGACGGCATCTGTCGCGCAGCCGCCCGCGCCAAAGCCTGA
- a CDS encoding NAD-dependent epimerase/dehydratase family protein, protein MKNLEKNSGRVVIIGAGWIGGAAAASLVEEGYAVVATTRTGRPRGEPLRPSATYKAFDLARDGVAALAELIEGAHAVIVSWAPGGPDADRRGLYLGGAEVVAQACALAPPARLIYTSSTSALPDQLNQLEELDEDCAEWPTSERGRLQRDAEEVILTGAARANVPVAVLRLAGLYGPGRELGRIYRRDPEAVIPGSGCAPTNLVHRDDVLQAIRAALELPAAWSGVIHVCADDHRTRREIFAEVARHEGRPAPVWELPPEPVSGKSVGNRGLREVLGVSLIHPDHDIGVG, encoded by the coding sequence ATGAAGAATCTCGAGAAAAATTCGGGCCGGGTCGTGATCATTGGCGCGGGGTGGATCGGCGGCGCTGCGGCAGCCTCTCTGGTGGAAGAGGGCTACGCGGTCGTTGCGACGACGCGCACCGGTCGCCCGCGTGGTGAGCCTCTCCGACCTTCGGCGACGTACAAGGCCTTTGATTTGGCCAGGGATGGGGTCGCGGCGCTTGCAGAGTTGATCGAGGGGGCACACGCAGTGATCGTCTCCTGGGCTCCGGGCGGGCCCGACGCCGATCGTCGCGGGCTTTATCTCGGTGGGGCCGAAGTGGTTGCGCAAGCCTGTGCGCTCGCACCTCCCGCGCGTCTGATTTACACATCTTCGACGTCGGCTCTGCCGGATCAACTCAATCAACTCGAGGAGCTCGATGAAGATTGTGCCGAGTGGCCGACTTCGGAGCGGGGGCGACTACAACGAGACGCCGAAGAGGTGATTCTCACCGGGGCGGCCAGAGCCAATGTTCCCGTGGCGGTGCTGCGCCTTGCCGGTCTGTATGGGCCGGGCCGAGAGCTCGGCCGGATCTATCGGCGGGACCCCGAAGCGGTGATTCCCGGCAGTGGTTGCGCCCCGACCAATCTGGTCCACCGAGACGATGTCCTCCAGGCGATTCGAGCTGCGCTGGAACTTCCGGCAGCATGGTCGGGGGTCATCCATGTTTGTGCGGATGACCATCGTACCCGGCGTGAAATTTTTGCCGAGGTCGCTCGCCACGAGGGACGCCCAGCACCTGTTTGGGAGCTCCCGCCCGAGCCCGTTTCCGGGAAGTCGGTCGGGAACCGTGGGTTGCGCGAGGTTCTGGGGGTCAGCTTGATCCACCCGGATCACGACATCGGAGTGGGTTGA
- a CDS encoding NAD(P)/FAD-dependent oxidoreductase yields MQSKESLRIAVIGAGPAGIAAGHELLAQGFTNFRIFEKAAAPGGTWHLHTYPGLACDVWAHSYTFSYRPNPNWTSSFADQPEIESYLQTCATEFGLDPHIQLNTRIVRAAFEENEAVWSLTSDAGESWTFDIVINAMGNQHTALYPDVPGKETFAGDTWHATEWNHDVDLKGKKVVIVGSAASAVQIVPEVAKVAGHLTVLQRTPNWIMPRGSKPYSESRRAWNRRLPLLIRATQKIQGIMMGFVHKAATNGDPMMKNFEDRAKKFIDTAISDPELREALTPSSSYACKRGLVSDGFYPALMEDHVELIPAGLASVTPEGITTANGRTIDADVIIYCTGYRILDFDRIEVLGKEEKSLADVMAVAPESHKGIAAPGFPNYFFAVGPNGLVLNVPYFTTVERNVASIVTLLGAKQAEDLRSLEVKREAHEEYNDWMRTQFGLYSWGSSNCNSYYQNAAGQAPFLFPGNFKTYVEFHEKLSLDEFETSGHSE; encoded by the coding sequence ATGCAATCCAAAGAATCTCTGAGAATCGCTGTTATCGGGGCTGGTCCCGCGGGCATCGCCGCCGGGCACGAACTTCTGGCGCAAGGCTTCACCAATTTTCGTATCTTCGAAAAAGCGGCCGCTCCCGGCGGGACCTGGCATTTGCACACCTACCCGGGGCTGGCCTGCGACGTCTGGGCGCATTCCTATACATTCTCCTACCGCCCCAACCCGAACTGGACCTCGAGCTTTGCCGACCAACCCGAGATCGAGAGCTACCTCCAGACCTGTGCCACCGAGTTCGGTCTCGACCCTCATATCCAGCTGAACACGCGCATTGTTCGGGCCGCTTTTGAGGAAAACGAGGCCGTCTGGTCGCTCACCAGCGATGCGGGCGAATCATGGACCTTCGACATCGTGATCAATGCAATGGGGAATCAGCATACCGCACTCTACCCCGACGTCCCCGGCAAGGAGACCTTCGCCGGAGATACCTGGCACGCCACCGAGTGGAATCATGACGTGGACCTCAAGGGGAAAAAAGTCGTGATCGTTGGCTCGGCCGCCAGTGCGGTGCAGATTGTGCCGGAGGTCGCGAAGGTTGCCGGACACCTCACCGTCCTGCAGCGCACCCCGAACTGGATCATGCCTCGCGGGAGCAAACCCTATTCCGAATCCAGACGGGCATGGAACCGTCGTCTTCCCTTGCTGATTCGAGCCACGCAAAAAATTCAGGGCATCATGATGGGCTTTGTCCATAAAGCCGCGACCAACGGCGACCCCATGATGAAGAATTTCGAAGATCGGGCGAAAAAATTTATCGACACTGCCATCTCGGACCCTGAACTACGGGAAGCTCTGACGCCGAGCAGCAGCTACGCTTGCAAGCGCGGTCTCGTGTCGGATGGTTTCTACCCGGCACTGATGGAGGACCACGTCGAGTTGATTCCAGCCGGCCTCGCCAGCGTGACTCCCGAGGGCATCACCACAGCCAACGGCCGAACCATCGATGCCGACGTGATCATCTATTGCACCGGCTACCGGATTCTCGATTTTGATCGGATCGAAGTCCTCGGCAAGGAAGAAAAGTCCCTGGCCGACGTGATGGCAGTCGCACCCGAGTCCCATAAGGGCATCGCTGCCCCGGGTTTTCCCAATTACTTTTTCGCAGTCGGGCCCAACGGTCTGGTCCTCAATGTCCCCTACTTTACGACCGTCGAGCGCAATGTCGCCAGTATCGTGACCTTGCTTGGCGCCAAGCAAGCCGAGGACCTGCGCAGCCTCGAGGTCAAGCGGGAAGCGCATGAAGAGTATAACGACTGGATGCGCACCCAATTCGGGCTCTACTCCTGGGGTTCCTCCAACTGCAACAGCTACTACCAGAACGCCGCAGGCCAAGCGCCATTCCTCTTTCCGGGCAATTTCAAGACCTACGTCGAGTTCCACGAGAAGCTCAGCCTCGACGAATTCGAGACCTCAGGGCACTCCGAATAG
- a CDS encoding Coq4 family protein codes for MPSAPIHLGRISPTMALRVATAVYRVVRDSTDTDEIVVAEEITSQQQLRYWLSEGIFDSDEGRRLWAQRPEFSETNLDTLRALPDDSLGREFARFLDDQSISLAGLAQGTPFTDGADESYLMRRIRQCHDLWHVLLGLGTQGHEEVLVHCFSIAQTGFPYSLIVISLGSLKHMVLEGRWNTLRNETRAAWNCGAEAKPILGVFWEERWDQPLAEVRRDLGIEVIGSQAAFSTQQRSLPA; via the coding sequence ATGCCTTCTGCACCCATCCATCTCGGTCGTATTTCGCCAACCATGGCCCTCCGCGTGGCCACGGCCGTCTATCGTGTCGTGCGCGATTCGACAGACACGGATGAGATTGTGGTTGCCGAGGAGATCACCTCACAGCAACAATTACGCTACTGGCTCAGCGAGGGCATCTTCGATTCCGATGAGGGCCGTCGCCTCTGGGCACAAAGACCGGAATTTTCGGAAACCAACCTCGACACCCTACGGGCCCTCCCCGACGACTCGCTCGGCCGCGAATTTGCTCGCTTCCTCGACGACCAGTCCATCAGCCTTGCCGGTTTGGCGCAGGGAACACCGTTTACCGATGGGGCCGACGAATCGTATCTGATGCGACGCATCCGCCAATGCCACGATCTATGGCATGTCCTGCTCGGCCTCGGCACACAGGGCCATGAAGAAGTCCTGGTGCATTGCTTCAGCATCGCGCAGACCGGTTTTCCCTACTCGCTGATCGTGATCAGCCTCGGCTCTCTCAAGCATATGGTTTTGGAGGGGCGCTGGAACACCTTGCGGAACGAGACCCGTGCCGCGTGGAATTGCGGCGCCGAGGCCAAGCCGATCCTGGGAGTTTTCTGGGAAGAACGATGGGACCAACCCCTTGCCGAAGTTCGCCGCGACCTCGGCATCGAAGTGATCGGTTCACAAGCGGCCTTCAGCACGCAACAACGGAGTCTACCGGCATGA
- a CDS encoding TIGR03857 family LLM class F420-dependent oxidoreductase — MKPQMNELGFYTLAGAPESPRELIDEIRVGEDLGMGSVFISERFNVKEAATLSGAVGAVSTNLGIATAATNQNTRHPMVTAAFAMTMHRLTGGRFSLGLGRGIKPIFDAFGLPAIKTAQMEDFADLMRRIWKGDVVFAHDGPAGQFPLLAMGPDYHDDIPLTMTAFADPSLRLGGRAFDAVVLHTFFSDETTARCVRTIKDAAAEAGRDPASVRVWSCFATVGDHLPEELRLKKTIGRLGTYLQGYGDLLVKTNRWDPAILKRFRENEFVSGFAGALDASATTSDLERVAELIPDEWLEAAATGSPDQCVEKIRGQFDLGCDGVILHGCSPAELVPVVEAYRASRPGDGRFDHLPANPAASSK; from the coding sequence ATGAAACCACAAATGAATGAATTGGGTTTTTACACTTTGGCGGGTGCGCCCGAGAGCCCACGCGAACTGATTGACGAGATCCGGGTCGGGGAAGACCTCGGCATGGGCTCGGTTTTTATTTCGGAGCGTTTCAACGTGAAGGAAGCGGCCACTCTCTCGGGGGCCGTCGGAGCGGTTTCCACCAACCTCGGCATCGCCACCGCAGCAACCAACCAGAACACCCGCCACCCCATGGTGACCGCGGCGTTCGCGATGACCATGCACCGACTTACCGGAGGCCGGTTTTCCCTCGGGCTTGGCCGCGGCATCAAGCCGATCTTCGACGCTTTCGGTCTGCCGGCGATCAAAACCGCTCAGATGGAAGACTTCGCCGATCTGATGCGGCGTATCTGGAAAGGGGACGTCGTGTTTGCGCATGATGGGCCGGCGGGCCAATTCCCGCTGCTCGCCATGGGCCCGGATTATCATGACGATATCCCCCTGACGATGACCGCATTCGCGGACCCCTCCCTGCGCCTGGGGGGACGCGCCTTCGACGCTGTCGTCCTGCACACTTTCTTCAGCGATGAGACGACAGCCCGTTGCGTCCGGACGATCAAGGATGCGGCGGCCGAGGCCGGCCGCGACCCGGCGTCGGTTCGTGTCTGGTCCTGCTTTGCGACCGTCGGCGACCACCTGCCCGAAGAACTTCGATTGAAAAAAACCATCGGTCGCCTCGGGACGTATCTACAGGGTTACGGGGACCTTCTGGTCAAAACCAACCGTTGGGACCCGGCGATTTTGAAACGTTTTCGCGAAAATGAATTCGTCAGCGGGTTCGCGGGCGCGCTGGACGCCTCTGCCACCACGTCGGATCTGGAACGAGTGGCCGAATTGATTCCTGACGAATGGCTCGAAGCCGCAGCCACGGGCAGTCCGGATCAATGCGTGGAGAAGATCCGGGGTCAATTCGATCTCGGCTGCGACGGTGTCATTCTCCACGGATGCTCCCCCGCAGAGCTTGTACCGGTGGTCGAAGCCTATCGCGCTTCCCGACCCGGGGATGGCCGCTTTGACCACCTGCCTGCCAATCCGGCTGCGTCCAGCAAATAG
- a CDS encoding DUF427 domain-containing protein — translation MEKKKFMVELERIRAGWANTGLARPDFALEPQAGQESVWDYPRPPLLVPDPREVVVQAGGIEVARSVSALRLLETASPPTFYLPPADVHTERFSPASGTSFCEWKGAATYWDLQLESGGSPQAAWSYAEPFGEFAGLAGYFSFYPSRVECFVAGERVRAQAGGFYGGWITDEVVGPFKGDPGTGGW, via the coding sequence ATGGAGAAAAAGAAGTTCATGGTCGAGCTCGAGCGTATTCGAGCGGGATGGGCCAACACAGGCCTCGCGCGTCCTGATTTTGCGCTCGAGCCGCAGGCCGGTCAGGAATCGGTTTGGGATTACCCGCGGCCGCCTCTTTTGGTGCCCGATCCGCGCGAGGTCGTGGTGCAGGCCGGGGGGATCGAGGTGGCACGTTCGGTGAGTGCCTTGCGACTTCTGGAGACAGCCAGTCCCCCGACATTCTATCTGCCTCCGGCCGATGTGCATACCGAGCGATTTTCACCAGCTTCCGGGACCTCGTTTTGCGAGTGGAAAGGGGCGGCGACCTATTGGGACCTGCAGCTGGAATCCGGAGGTTCGCCCCAGGCTGCGTGGTCCTATGCGGAGCCTTTTGGTGAGTTCGCCGGCTTGGCCGGTTACTTTTCCTTCTATCCGTCGCGCGTCGAGTGTTTTGTCGCGGGGGAGCGCGTACGTGCGCAGGCAGGTGGGTTTTACGGTGGATGGATTACCGACGAGGTGGTCGGCCCGTTCAAGGGAGACCCGGGCACTGGAGGCTGGTAG
- a CDS encoding SDR family NAD(P)-dependent oxidoreductase translates to MSTFIRRAFVSGARGGLGEALVELLLQREETEQVYATTRGLASPRLSALAAEDDRLVLLRMDLCLEETIAAASRRVREGTERLDLLINAAGLLHREGISPEKRLADIDPAAMAELFAVNSTGPLLVAKHLHDLLRHTDRAALINLSARVGSIEDNRLGGWYGYRSSKAALNMLTRGLSIELQRRAPHLIVAAVHPGTVDTDLSAPFRRGVPAGNLQTPVEAAGKILVLIDALTQADSGRFFAADGAPIEW, encoded by the coding sequence ATGAGTACATTTATCCGCAGGGCGTTCGTGAGTGGTGCGCGTGGTGGTTTGGGCGAGGCCCTCGTCGAGTTGTTGCTGCAGCGCGAGGAGACCGAGCAGGTGTATGCGACGACCAGAGGTTTGGCGAGTCCTCGGCTGTCGGCTCTCGCCGCGGAGGACGATCGTCTGGTCTTGCTGCGAATGGATCTCTGTCTCGAGGAGACCATCGCCGCCGCTTCCCGCCGTGTGCGGGAAGGAACCGAACGTCTGGATTTGTTGATCAACGCGGCCGGGCTCCTCCATCGAGAGGGGATTTCGCCAGAAAAGCGACTCGCGGATATCGACCCGGCAGCGATGGCCGAACTCTTTGCGGTCAACTCCACAGGGCCGCTGCTGGTGGCCAAGCATTTGCACGATCTGTTGCGGCACACTGACCGCGCGGCCCTGATCAATCTGTCGGCGCGGGTGGGGAGCATCGAGGATAATCGCCTCGGTGGCTGGTATGGCTATCGCAGCTCCAAGGCTGCCCTGAATATGCTGACCCGTGGTCTCTCCATCGAGTTGCAGCGAAGAGCGCCGCATCTGATTGTGGCCGCCGTTCATCCGGGTACGGTCGACACGGATTTATCAGCACCTTTCCGTCGCGGAGTACCCGCTGGCAATCTGCAGACGCCGGTAGAGGCTGCCGGAAAGATTCTCGTTTTGATCGATGCTTTGACGCAAGCCGATAGCGGCCGGTTTTTCGCCGCCGATGGGGCACCAATCGAATGGTAA
- a CDS encoding alpha-ketoglutarate-dependent dioxygenase AlkB yields MQDHLNDTHPAATPEGGSRAGLAPGDQTLCRETPAWRPIGLPPAGGSIAKSDACLASGLYSASEAESLFSTLRHELFWEEREIRIFGRRMLQPRLVSYYGDPGASYCYSGELFHPRPWTATLDTVRRQVEMLVGSSFNAVLCNLYRTGADSMGWHSDDEAELGERPVIASLSLGATRRLLFRSRDPEKRDGSRGVDLQSGSLLVMAGSMQQLYQHQIPKVKASSGVEPRINLTFRKIIYPGSPQDFPDQRAGR; encoded by the coding sequence ATGCAGGACCACTTGAACGACACGCACCCTGCGGCCACGCCCGAAGGCGGTTCGAGGGCGGGACTCGCCCCGGGAGATCAAACGCTGTGCCGCGAGACGCCAGCCTGGCGGCCGATCGGTCTACCTCCGGCCGGCGGTTCAATCGCCAAGTCGGATGCCTGTCTGGCATCAGGACTCTATTCCGCCTCCGAGGCGGAGAGTCTTTTTTCGACACTGCGGCACGAACTCTTCTGGGAAGAGCGTGAAATCCGGATCTTCGGGCGTCGGATGCTCCAGCCAAGGCTGGTCTCCTACTACGGGGATCCGGGGGCTTCCTACTGTTACTCGGGTGAGCTCTTCCATCCACGACCCTGGACAGCGACTCTCGACACGGTGAGGCGACAGGTCGAAATGCTCGTTGGCAGTTCCTTCAATGCTGTTCTATGCAATCTCTACCGAACAGGTGCGGACAGCATGGGTTGGCATAGCGACGACGAAGCCGAGTTGGGCGAACGACCCGTGATTGCCTCTCTTTCTCTGGGCGCCACGCGCCGCCTTCTCTTTCGGTCGCGTGATCCCGAGAAACGGGACGGCTCTCGAGGCGTCGATCTGCAATCCGGGAGCCTTCTTGTGATGGCGGGCTCGATGCAGCAGCTCTACCAGCACCAGATTCCGAAAGTGAAGGCCTCCTCCGGGGTGGAACCGCGCATCAATCTCACCTTCAGAAAAATAATATACCCGGGCAGTCCGCAGGACTTCCCTGACCAACGAGCAGGCCGATGA
- a CDS encoding cytochrome C oxidase subunit IV family protein → MHVAADVSLYRRIFLCLIALTFVTVFVAFVDLGPWNVLVALLIASTKALLVLLYFMGLRWADRLIRFGVVSAVVTVLILFAGVLNDDFHREIRRFQPVQEIRATLDDLRVRGLDGITGRSED, encoded by the coding sequence ATGCATGTTGCAGCCGACGTTTCGCTCTATCGCAGGATCTTCCTCTGCTTGATCGCGCTCACCTTCGTGACGGTATTCGTCGCCTTTGTGGATTTGGGGCCCTGGAACGTTCTGGTGGCCTTGCTCATTGCTTCCACCAAGGCGCTTTTGGTCCTGCTTTATTTCATGGGTCTGCGCTGGGCGGATCGGTTGATCCGTTTTGGGGTCGTGAGCGCCGTCGTCACGGTGCTGATTTTGTTTGCGGGTGTTCTGAACGACGATTTCCATCGTGAAATCAGGAGGTTCCAGCCAGTTCAGGAAATTCGAGCGACCCTTGATGACCTCCGCGTACGCGGTCTCGACGGGATCACGGGTCGGTCGGAGGATTAA